In Calypte anna isolate BGI_N300 chromosome Z, bCalAnn1_v1.p, whole genome shotgun sequence, the following are encoded in one genomic region:
- the KATNAL2 gene encoding katanin p60 ATPase-containing subunit A-like 2, whose amino-acid sequence MELSCQTLRTAYQAREADEMRTEARRKNLLILILHYLMEEGYVDAANALERETKLSLRGFEVCDNVDLETILMEYESYYYVKFQKYPKITKKTLDTVENKQQLKTGGRPRRVASSSQYLPRLKHQTAQIPLSKPSPGSTTEFKLSTKESPKQNADSAVTLEQADFGLSVLAINKSGGDSAHARRGQVIDFHRMIQDAVKVSSNGIDFNSLNCDPDPSERLLKPLSAFIGMTGEMRELATVVSKDIYLHNPNVKWEDIIGLDAAKRLVKEAVVYPIRYPQLFTGILSPWKGLLLYGPPGTGKTLLAKAVATECNTTFFNISASTIVSKWRGDSEKLVRVLFELARYHAPSTIFLDELESVMSQRGTAPGGEHEGSRRMKTELLMQMDGLAQSDDLVFVLAASNLPWELDSAMLRRLEKRILVDLPNKEARQVMIQHWLPPLSNSGGVELRTDLDYRLLGQETEGYSGSDIKLVCKEAAMRPVRKIFDALENHQPGNSNLPKIRLDTITTLDLLDVIAHTKPSAKKLSQKYTAWQREFESV is encoded by the exons GATGAGATGCGAACAGAAGCTCGTCGAAAAAATCTCCTCATTctaattttgcattatttaatgGAGGAAGG GTATGTGGACGCTGCAAATGCTTTGGAACGAGAGACAAAATTAAGTTTACGTGGCTTTGAAGTTTGTGACAATGTTGATCTTGAGACAATTTTGATGGAATATGAAAGCTATTACTATGTAAAATTTCAAAAGTATcctaaaattactaaaaaaaccTTGGACACTG TGGAAAATAAACAACAGCTGAAAACTGGAGGAAGACCAAGAAG GGTAGCAAGCTCTTCTCAGTATCTCCCAAGGCTCAAACATCAGACAGCACAAATACCATTGTCAAAACCTTCACCTGGGAGCACAACAGAATTTAAATTATCCACCAAGGAGAGCCCCAAACAG aaTGCTGACAGTGCAGTTACTCTGGAGCAAGCTGACTTTGGCTTAAGTGTTTTGGCAATCAACAAAAGTGGAGGAGACAGCGCTCACGCCAGAAGG gGCCAAGTAATTGACTTCCATAGGATGATTCAGGATGCTGTCAAAGTGTCATCAAATGGAATAGATTTCAACAGCCTTAACTGTGATCCAGATCCTTCT GAGCGATTACTGAAGCCCCTCAGTGCTTTCATTGGCATGACTGGTGAGATGAGAGAACTTGCAACAGTTGTAAGCAAA GACATTTACCTCCACAATCCCAATGTGAAGTGGGAAGATATTATTGGGTTGGATGCAGCTAAAAGGCTCGTCAAGGAAGCAGTTGTTTATCCCATAAGG tACCCCCAGCTGTTTACAGGCATTCTGTCTCCATGGAAGGGATTATTGCTGTATGGACCACCAG GTACTGGAAAAACTTTACTTGCTAAGGCTGTTGCCACAGAATGCAACACAACATTTTTCAACATATCAGCATCCACCATTGTCAGCAAATGGAGGGGGGATTCAGAGAAACTTGTCCGG GTGTTATTTGAGCTTGCTCGTTACCATGCTCCTTCCACCATTTTCTTGGACGAGCTGGAATCAGTTATGAGTCAAAGAGGCACAGCTCCTGG TGGTGAACATGAAGGAAGTCGGCGGATGAAAACAGAATTACTGATGCAGATGGATGGCTTGGCCCAATCTGATGATCTTGTCTTTGTTTTAGCAGCTTCCAATCTGCCATG GGAGCTGGATTCTGCCATGCTGAGGAGGTTGGAAAAGAGAATTTTGGTGGACCTGCCAAATAAAGAGGCACGTCAGGTAATGATCCAGCACTGGCTGCCCCCTCTGAGCAACAGTGGAGGAGTGGAGCTGAGAACAGATCTGGACTACAGATTGCTGGGCCAG GAAACAGAGGGATACTCCGGCTCAGACATAAAATTGGTGTGCAAGGAAGCAGCCATGAGGCCAGTGAGGAAAATCTTCGACGCTCTAGAAAATCATCAGCCAG GCAACAGTAACCTACCCAAGATCCGACTGGACACCATCACAACTCTGGATCTCCTGGATGTGATTGCCCACACCAAGCCATCAGCAAAGAAGCTCAGCCAGAAGTACACAGCTTGGCAGAGAGAGTTTGAGtcagtctga